A segment of the Fibrobacter succinogenes subsp. succinogenes S85 genome:
GAATGCCAAGACCTTTCAAGTAGTCAATGACAGCGCCTTCGCCCATATCGGAACCGGTCACCACAAAGCCGTTTTCGTGAAGCACTTCGGCAATACCGGACATACCGGCGCCACCGATACCCACAAAATGAAGGCGGCGAACACGTTTACAATCATTAATCTGCATTACGTTCTCTCCATATCCAGAATAATTTTCGCAATCTGGTCAGCGGCATCGGGCATGCCAAGCGTCTTGGCGGCTTCGCCCATCTTTTCCAAGCGTTCCGGATCATACAGGAGCGCTTCCACCTTGTTCCAAAGATCGTTCGGTTCATCATCAAGCTCCACGAGGGCTGCGCCAGCCTTTTCGACCACGCGGGCGTTGTGTTCCTGATGGTTTGCAGTCGCATGCGGGTACGGGAGCAAAATGGACGGTTTGCCAAAAGCAAGGATTTCTGCAAGTCCCGATGCACCAGCGCGGCTGATAATCAAGTCGGCGTGCTTCATATAAGCATAGATGTTATCCAAGAATCCACGCACCGCGACGTTCGGCAAAATACCGAGACGGTTGTTGATGTCATCGACATTCTTGGCGCCCACCTGCCAAACCACGCTAATATCTTCGTGGGCAGCGATGCGGCCAATGCTTTCTTCAATCTTGTTATTGATGCCAGCAGCACCCTGGGAGCCACCGACGATAAACACAGCCTTGCGGCCTTCACGGAATTCCACCGGACGGGCCAGGGAATCAGCAGAAGGCAAGTCGCGAATCGGATTGCCGAGAATACGGGTCTTTTCGATCGGGAAACCCTTCATCGCCTCTTCGGAGGTCACAAAAACAGTCTTTGCATAGCGAGCACCGACCTTATTTGCAATACCGGCAACAGCGTTCTGTTCCTGCAAATAGACCGGAATACCCATAGAACCAGCCGCAAGCACAATCGGGAGCGAGACATAGCCGCCCGTTGCAATCACGACATCCGGAGCCACCTTCTTTACAACACTCTTTGCACGAATCAAGGACTTGGTCAGGTTAAACGGCAATGCCAAATTCTTGAGGAACGGTCCACGGTGCAGCGGAACAGCCGAAATGTATTCGTACGGCCAGTTCTTTGCCACAAGGCGTTCTTCCATAGAATCCTTACGGCCCGCAAAAGTAATCTGAGTGACACCCATCTTCTTCAAACTCTCGGCAATAGCCACTGCCGGGAAAATGTGGCCACCAGTGCCACCGCAAACAAAGAGGAACTTTTTCATATAGAACTCCTTCTTGCTCCAAAATTCATAGCGGATCCCGCATTAAAAGAAACCGTGTTGTTCATATAGGGTTCACGAATGCTACGGCCACTCGTCGGGCGAGATATATTCAACAAAATTCCAATAAACGCAGCCGACAAAAGCAGGTTCGTACCGCCAAAGCTGAGGAACGGAAGCGGTTGGCCCGTCGTCGGGAAAAGTCCCACGCACACGCACACGTGAATGATAAAATTCAAGAACAGCGAAGTCGTGAGCGCAACAGCCATGTATTTTCCAAAACGCGTCGTAGCGCCTCTTGCAATATTGTAGCCCTGCGAGAAAAGTATTGCAAAAGCGACAAGCACGAGGAACGTTCCGACAAAACCATATTCTTCGCCAATAGCCGCATAGACCACGTCCTTATGGGCTTCGGGCAAGTAACCAAGCTTCTGTTCACCCATGCCAGCCCCCGTTCCCAAGAGGCCACCATTGCCAAGCGCTTCAAGAGAATGTACCAGCTGATGTTTTGATTCCTTCATTGAGCCATCATTAGCCAAGTACGCCTTAATGCGCTTACGCGTATGCGATTTGCAAAGCAAAGCAATTGCAAGCAACGGAAGAGACGAAAGGAAGCTAATCAACACATACTTATAGTTCGCCCCTGCAATGATAAGCAACGTAAGCAACAAGGCACAGAACATGAGGAGCATCGAGTAGTTTGGCTGTAAAGCAAGCAAAATCGCAGAAATCAAGAATGGAACCGCCGGCTGGATAATCGTACACTTGATGGACTTGATTTCATCGCCCGCGTTCGAAAGCTTTGCACAAATCCAGCAGATAAAGCCAAACTTCATAAGTTCAGACGGCTGGATACCGAAAATCCAGCGGGACGCACCCTTCACTTCGCCACCCGAGATGATAGCCGCAAACGTAAGGAGAGCGCCGACACCAAAAATGACACGGGAAGAATCTTTCCAAAGAGCGTAATCGATCTTATAGAACACGCCTATGATAATGACCGATGCCACGACCTTGTAAAGATGCTTCATGAGGAAGTATTCAGGAGACAAGTTCTTCGAAACAGCCACAGGAGCAGAAATCGAATAAACGACAGCAATGCCAAAGCACATTAATGCTAATGTGACAAAAAGCAAAAGCTTGTTCATTCCTGAGGACTGAGTGTTAGACATCTTGACTAAAGAACCTTACCTTAAACCTTGAATACCGGCACCATGTGGAGGAGCGCTTCGACCACCTGTTCCATGTGCATGCCACGGCTACCCTTCACCAAAAGGATATCCCCTTCGGCGACGACTTCGCCCAGCATGCTGATAACTTCCGGAACAGTCTCAAAATACTGCACGTTCTTCATGCCACGAGACTTGGCACCTTCCACGTACTTCTTGGCGTCCTTGCCGACAGCGAGGAGCATGTCAAAATTCATTTCCGGCACCAAGGCGCCGATCTGCTTGTGCAAATTGCCACTTTCCTTGCCGAGTTCGAGCATGTCGCCAAGCACTGCAATGCGCTTGCCTTCGACACGCATGTTGCCGAGCGTCTGGAGAGCCATTTTCGTCGAAGACGGATTGGCGTTGTAGCAGTCCGAAATCACCTTGAAGCCATTGGCGTTCTTGATTTCCATGCGCATGCTCGTGGAAGTAAAGCCTGCAAGAGCCTTTGCAATATCGCCCTTCGGGATGCGGAGAGCCTGGCCCACAGCGATAGCGGCAAGAGCGTCATAAAGGTTATGGTCACCCGGAACATTCAAAACGAAATGCGTACGGCCAACGTAGAAATCAGCGCAGAGGTTTTCGGTCCACTTGAGCTTTTCGGGCTTCACGACACCGCGACGCACACCGAAAGTCACGACCTTGTAATGCTTGGTAGCCTTCACCTTGCAAAGGCGTTCGTCATCGGCATTCACAATCAGCGTGCCATTTTCCTTGAGGCCAGCTGTAATGTTGATTTTTTCGTTGAACACGCCATCCAAATCGCCGAGACGTTCCAAATGGCTTGCGCCAATGTTTGTAATCACGGCAATATCCGGCTCCGTGGCCAAGGAAAGCGGGCGGATTTCGTCCGGACCACTCGTACCCATTTCGACAACAGCGGCTTCATGGCTGTGCTTCAGCTGGAACAGCGTCATCGGGACACCGATATGGTTGTTGAAGTTACCCTTTGTTGCATGGGTGTTGTACTTCATCGAAAGTACAGCCTTCGTCATTTCCTTTGTAGTGGTCTTGCCGTTACTACCTGTAATGGCGACCTTCTTCAACTTGAAAAGTCTTTGATAGCCCTTGGCCAGTTTCAAGAGAGCCTTCGTCGTATCTTCGACCGGAGCGTACATCTTGAAATTCGGATCGATAGCAGTTTGGTTTACAACGCTCATCAGAGCTCCATCCTTTTCCATTTGAGATACAAACTGGTGGGCGTCAAAGCGAGCACCCTTAATCGGCCAAAAGACGACGCCCTTGGCACTTTCACGAGAATCCATGCAGAGATTCACCTTGCGTTTCAAGGTGCGGGCAGGAACGCCGACAGCTTCGGTTTCCAGAATCTCGAGCATTTCTCCAATAGTCAAATCAAGCTTCAGCATCAGTCATCGCCTTCACCGCGATTTCGCGATCGTCAAAATGATGTTTGGTCTTACCAATGATCTGGTAATCCTCATGGCCCTTGCCCGCAATCACAAGCCAGTCGCCGCTCTTGAGTTCTGCACAAGCGCGATTGATAGCTTCTTCGCGGTTTTCGACCACTTCAAACTTGTCCGTCGTCATGCCGGCGCGAACGTCAGCGATAATATCTGCAGGCTTTTCGGTACGCGGATTGTCCGACGTGAGCCAAGCCTTGTCTGCAATGCGTTCTGCAATGCCGCCCATAATCGGACGCTTCGTCTTGTCGCGGTCACCACCGCAGCCAAACACGGTTGAAAGCTTGCCGCGGCAGAGGCTACGAGCCACATTCAGCACGCGTTCAAGGGCATCCGGCGTGTGAGCGTAGTCCACAATCACATGCTTGCCGTCCTTGCTCCAGACCTTTTCAAAACGGCCCGGAACGCGCACAGTCGTAATCGCCTTGCGCATGGCATCTTCAGGTACGCAGAGAGCATGAGCCCATGCAAGCACCAGGAGCAGGTTGTCCACGTTAAAGTCGCCGCAGAGCGGAGTTTCAAACTTATCCGTTGCAATCATCGGAAGCGTGAATTCAAGGCCGTCTTCAGTGCTCTTGATTTCGCCAAACGGCTTCACGTCAGCCTTGGCCTTGCCAAGTCTCGAAACAGCGACCTTGCGGCAATCGAGAGCGTTGAAAAGCTTTTCGCCGTGAGCATCATCAATATTGATGACAGCCACGCCATTTTCAGCGAGGTACTTCGTAAAGAGCAACTTCTTGGCTTCGAAGTAGGCATCCATCGTCTTGTGGTAATCGAGATGGTCCTGCGTCAAGTTGCTAAAGAGACCGCTTCTGAAACGAATACCGGCAACACGGCCCTGGTGGAGCGAATGCGAAGACGCTTCCATCACGAGGTCAGTGCAGCCTTCAGCTACAGCGCGAGATGCAAATTCATAAAGGTCCAAAAGACCCGGAGTCGTAAGCGAAGCCGGCACGGACTTGTCGCCAATCTTATTCTTGATGGTGCCGAGCAGAGCGGTCTTGCGGCCTTCCGCTTCAAGCATCGCATTCATAAGGAATGCACTTGTCGTCTTGCCGTTCGTACCCGTAATGGCATGGCAGATAAGCTTGCTGAACGGATCCTTGTAGAAAATCTTGGCCGCTTCGAGGCGGGCTGCCTTCACGTCCGGCACCTGGATCCACTTAGACGTGAGTCCTTCGGGAGCCATCGTCTCGCCCACAACCGCAACGGCACCAGCCGCTATGGCACTGCGGGCAAAAGCCTCATAGCCTTCCGCCGGAATGGAGAAGAACAAATTCCCCGGTTTCACACGGCGGGAATCATCACAAAGCCCCGTCACGGACAACTTTTGCATCAGTCCTTCCGAAATCATCAGCTTTTCTCCTTTAAGGTCAGCTTGCAAATCGCACCTCTCTGCAAGGTTTCATCAGCCTTGGGCTCCTGGGCGACAACGCGGCCTTTTCCTGTATATTCAACGTTCATGCGGATGTTCCCCATCACTTCGAGAGCATCCTTCAAAGAAAGTCCCTGCAAGTCGGGCATCTTGCTAGCCACGGCATCGCCGAGCAAAAGCGTTTTTCCATTGACTAGGCCCGCATCCAGGCGTTCCGAAATCACGCGGCGTCCCTTGCCTTCAAAGCGGACTGGACACTTGTGTTTCTTGGCGTAATCCTTAGCCGCAGAAACCTGCATTCCCGCAAAATCCTTGTCGCAAGGAGAACCGAGATGGACCTGCTTCAAGTTATGAGCACGCGGGGAAAGAGCCGGGTGGTAGTAAATCGCTTCCATGATGCGGCGGAAAATAGGACCAGCCGTAAGGCCACCGACATGCTTCCCTTGCGGGTCATCAACAAGCACAAGGCACACGTAGCGGGTATCTTCAGCCGGAGCAAGACCGATAAACGAAGCCACCTGCGAATTGCGGTCATAAGAACGGGTTTCGCGATTGTACTTTTCAGCCGTACCCGTCTTGCCACCGAACAAGACATCGGGCAACTTCTGCGATGCAACGCGCTTTGCCGTACCGCTATTCACCACGCGGTAGAGCATCTTGCGGATAGTCGCTGCCGTCCTTTCAGAAACAGCCCTGCGGATTTCCATCGGCTTCACCTTCTTGACGACGTCACCGTTAGAATTGCGCCATTCCTTCACAATCTGCGGACGCATGAGCTTTCCGCCATTGGCAATAGCGGCATAAGCCATCACCATCTGGATAGGCGTCACAGAAACAGCATGGCCAAAGCCCATCGTCTTTAACGTTCTATCGTCGCGAGTGAGTTCAGCCGGCTTCAAAAGTCTTCCGTTTTCTTCGCCAACATAGTTGTCAAAAGCTCTCTCGCCAATGCCAAAGGCACGTGCCATCCTGTACATACCCATAGCGCCCACTTCAGAGGCAATCTTTGCAAACACGATATTCGAGGACTGCACCATCGCTTCGCTCATGTCCATATCGCCATAGACGTGGGTATCGCAAATCTTTTCGGATCTCGGGTTCCACTGCCAGCAACGGCCTTCATTCACAAAAATCTTGTTCGGGCTCACAGCGTTATTTTCAAGTGCCGCAGCAGCGGTAATCACCTTGAACGTAGAACCCGGTTCGTAAGACATCGAGACGATTTCGTTTTTACCCGCGCGGTCACCGCCCTGGTTCTTGGAATTCGGATCAAAAGTCGGGTAGCTCGCCATTGCAAGGATTTCACCCGTGTACGGGTCCACGACAACGGCACTGGCACTCTTTGCAGAAAATTCAGCAACGCCGTCCTTCAAAGCTTTTTCAACAATTTCCTGCATGTTGCGGTCAATCGTCAAAACGAGATTCAAGCCGGACTTGGCCTGCACCACTTCCGTAGAGCGGGAAAGCACTTCTCGCTGCGCAGCGTCCTGGATACTCACGCGGATACCTTCGTCACCACGGAGGCTATCGTTGTAAATCTGTTCCATGCCCATGCTGCCCGAACCATTATAGCCGACCTTGCCCACAATCTGCGATGCAAGCGAGCCCTGCAAGAACAGGCGGCTGTAGCCCAAATTATTGTTCGTATCGCGCATGCTTTCGGCAAACACGACACCGTTCCTGTCCATAATAGAACCACGTTCTGCGTACAGGTTTTTCGTCTGCGTCACAGTAGACTTCGTACGTTCCTGATACACGTCACGGTTCAAGACCTGGATATTAAAGGTCTGGAAAATGAGCACACCAATCATGCAAAGCACAAGGCTCTTCAAAATAACCAGAGGATCAGCACTGTACTTATTCACGTGACTCCCCCGTTATCATGATTTTTACCGGAACATCGTTCAAGCCAAGGCCCGTACGTTCCGCAAACTTTGCAAGATGGTCCATCGACATAAGCTTGTTGATTTCATAATCCTTCAAGAGGATTTCACGATGGAGCAAGCTTGACTTTTCCTTAAGCCCATACAAAGTGCCGTAAAGACTGTTGACGCAGTTCTGCATGTACACAGGGACCATGAAAACAAGCGAAGCCACGGCGACCAACATAAGAACAAAGCCCATCACGCTATGCTTCCCTGTTTTTTCGGTTTCATTCTGCACATTATCGATCATACTCTTTCATAGATCCTTAATTTTGCAGAACGAGCCCGGCTGTTCCTGTT
Coding sequences within it:
- the murG gene encoding undecaprenyldiphospho-muramoylpentapeptide beta-N-acetylglucosaminyltransferase, which encodes MKKFLFVCGGTGGHIFPAVAIAESLKKMGVTQITFAGRKDSMEERLVAKNWPYEYISAVPLHRGPFLKNLALPFNLTKSLIRAKSVVKKVAPDVVIATGGYVSLPIVLAAGSMGIPVYLQEQNAVAGIANKVGARYAKTVFVTSEEAMKGFPIEKTRILGNPIRDLPSADSLARPVEFREGRKAVFIVGGSQGAAGINNKIEESIGRIAAHEDISVVWQVGAKNVDDINNRLGILPNVAVRGFLDNIYAYMKHADLIISRAGASGLAEILAFGKPSILLPYPHATANHQEHNARVVEKAGAALVELDDEPNDLWNKVEALLYDPERLEKMGEAAKTLGMPDAADQIAKIILDMERT
- the ftsW gene encoding putative lipid II flippase FtsW; translated protein: MSNTQSSGMNKLLLFVTLALMCFGIAVVYSISAPVAVSKNLSPEYFLMKHLYKVVASVIIIGVFYKIDYALWKDSSRVIFGVGALLTFAAIISGGEVKGASRWIFGIQPSELMKFGFICWICAKLSNAGDEIKSIKCTIIQPAVPFLISAILLALQPNYSMLLMFCALLLTLLIIAGANYKYVLISFLSSLPLLAIALLCKSHTRKRIKAYLANDGSMKESKHQLVHSLEALGNGGLLGTGAGMGEQKLGYLPEAHKDVVYAAIGEEYGFVGTFLVLVAFAILFSQGYNIARGATTRFGKYMAVALTTSLFLNFIIHVCVCVGLFPTTGQPLPFLSFGGTNLLLSAAFIGILLNISRPTSGRSIREPYMNNTVSFNAGSAMNFGARRSSI
- a CDS encoding UDP-N-acetylmuramoyl-tripeptide--D-alanyl-D-alanine ligase, with translation MLKLDLTIGEMLEILETEAVGVPARTLKRKVNLCMDSRESAKGVVFWPIKGARFDAHQFVSQMEKDGALMSVVNQTAIDPNFKMYAPVEDTTKALLKLAKGYQRLFKLKKVAITGSNGKTTTKEMTKAVLSMKYNTHATKGNFNNHIGVPMTLFQLKHSHEAAVVEMGTSGPDEIRPLSLATEPDIAVITNIGASHLERLGDLDGVFNEKINITAGLKENGTLIVNADDERLCKVKATKHYKVVTFGVRRGVVKPEKLKWTENLCADFYVGRTHFVLNVPGDHNLYDALAAIAVGQALRIPKGDIAKALAGFTSTSMRMEIKNANGFKVISDCYNANPSSTKMALQTLGNMRVEGKRIAVLGDMLELGKESGNLHKQIGALVPEMNFDMLLAVGKDAKKYVEGAKSRGMKNVQYFETVPEVISMLGEVVAEGDILLVKGSRGMHMEQVVEALLHMVPVFKV
- a CDS encoding UDP-N-acetylmuramoyl-L-alanyl-D-glutamate--2,6-diaminopimelate ligase yields the protein MISEGLMQKLSVTGLCDDSRRVKPGNLFFSIPAEGYEAFARSAIAAGAVAVVGETMAPEGLTSKWIQVPDVKAARLEAAKIFYKDPFSKLICHAITGTNGKTTSAFLMNAMLEAEGRKTALLGTIKNKIGDKSVPASLTTPGLLDLYEFASRAVAEGCTDLVMEASSHSLHQGRVAGIRFRSGLFSNLTQDHLDYHKTMDAYFEAKKLLFTKYLAENGVAVINIDDAHGEKLFNALDCRKVAVSRLGKAKADVKPFGEIKSTEDGLEFTLPMIATDKFETPLCGDFNVDNLLLVLAWAHALCVPEDAMRKAITTVRVPGRFEKVWSKDGKHVIVDYAHTPDALERVLNVARSLCRGKLSTVFGCGGDRDKTKRPIMGGIAERIADKAWLTSDNPRTEKPADIIADVRAGMTTDKFEVVENREEAINRACAELKSGDWLVIAGKGHEDYQIIGKTKHHFDDREIAVKAMTDAEA
- a CDS encoding penicillin-binding protein, with translation MNKYSADPLVILKSLVLCMIGVLIFQTFNIQVLNRDVYQERTKSTVTQTKNLYAERGSIMDRNGVVFAESMRDTNNNLGYSRLFLQGSLASQIVGKVGYNGSGSMGMEQIYNDSLRGDEGIRVSIQDAAQREVLSRSTEVVQAKSGLNLVLTIDRNMQEIVEKALKDGVAEFSAKSASAVVVDPYTGEILAMASYPTFDPNSKNQGGDRAGKNEIVSMSYEPGSTFKVITAAAALENNAVSPNKIFVNEGRCWQWNPRSEKICDTHVYGDMDMSEAMVQSSNIVFAKIASEVGAMGMYRMARAFGIGERAFDNYVGEENGRLLKPAELTRDDRTLKTMGFGHAVSVTPIQMVMAYAAIANGGKLMRPQIVKEWRNSNGDVVKKVKPMEIRRAVSERTAATIRKMLYRVVNSGTAKRVASQKLPDVLFGGKTGTAEKYNRETRSYDRNSQVASFIGLAPAEDTRYVCLVLVDDPQGKHVGGLTAGPIFRRIMEAIYYHPALSPRAHNLKQVHLGSPCDKDFAGMQVSAAKDYAKKHKCPVRFEGKGRRVISERLDAGLVNGKTLLLGDAVASKMPDLQGLSLKDALEVMGNIRMNVEYTGKGRVVAQEPKADETLQRGAICKLTLKEKS